Below is a window of Streptomyces sp. NBC_01429 DNA.
CGCCCCACCACCATCCACGTCCGCGACTCCAAGCTCCGCCACGTCCCCGCCCCCGGCGCCCCCCAACTCGCCGTCCCCGCCGCCGCATGGGTCGCCTTCCTCACGTACGCGTGCGCGGAGAACGCGGAGAACGGAGAGTCGTAGGGGCTGACGGGGCGCCCTGCGCCAGCGTGCGGATGCCGGAGTGGAGCCCCGCTCGGTCCGCCCGGCTCAGTTCCCCACGCCGAGGCTCGACATGAACGCCGTCGGGTACCGGTCGCCGCGTGCCGCGCCCGGCGGCACCGCCTTCTCGATCTCGGCGAGTTCGTCCGCGCCGAGTTCCAGCTCCAGCGCGGGCAGCGCCTCGGCCAGCCGGTCGCGGGTGCGGGCGCCGACCAGCGGCACGATGTCCTCGCCCTGTGCGGCCACCCAGGCGATGGCCAGCTGGGCGACGGTGCACCCCTTCGCCTCGGCGACGCGGCGCAGCGCCTCCACGAGGGTGAGGTTGTGCGCCACGTTCCCTTCGGAGAAACGCGGGCTGAAGGCGCGGAAGTCGCCGGGCGCCCCGGCGCGGTCGGCGGACCAGTGTCCGGAGATGAGGCCGCGGCTGAGGACGCCGTACGCCGTCATGCCGATGCCCAGCTCCCGCAGCGTGGGCAGGACCTCCGCCTCCACCGCGCGGGAGATCAGCGAGTACTCGATCTGGAGGTCGGCGACCGGGTGCACGGCGTGCGCCCGGCGGATCGTCGCCGCGTCGACCTCCGAGAGGCCGAGGTGCCGTACGTACCCGGCGTCGATCATCTCCTTGACCGCGCCCACCGTCTCCTCGATCGGTACCGCCGGGTCCAGCCGGGCGGGACGGTAGATGTCGATGTGATCGGTGCCCAGCCGGGTCAGGGAGTAGGCGAGGAAGTTCTTCACCGCCTCGGGACGGCCGTCTGTGCCGCCGAAACTCTGGTCGGGCCCCCGCAGCGCGCCGAACTTCACACTCAGCTGGTAGCTGTCCCGGTCCCGGCCGCGCAGCGCCTCGGCGAGCAGCAGCTCGTTGTGGCCCATGGCGTAGAAGTCGCCGGTGTCGATCAGGGTGACGCCTGCCTCCAGCGCGGCGTGCACGGTGGCGATGCTCTCCGCGCGGTCGGTCTCGCCGTAGGCATCGGACATGCCCATCGCACCGAGGCCCAGCGCGGAGACGGCAGGTCCGGTGTTGCCCAGGGTTCGTGTGCGCATCACATGCTCCTTCGTCGTCGAACTACCTCCCACCTTGCGTCGGGTCCGCGACCTCCGAAAGCGGAGCGTTCATCATGGGAGCGGCGCTCCCTGGCTCGGCCGTCCGCCGGGAGGGAGCATGGAGCGATGCACCATGGAGCCATGGAACGTGAGCAGCTCGCCGACTTCCTGCGCCACCGCCGCGAGGCGATCCGCCCGGCCGAGGTGGGTATCGCCGATGGTCCCCGCCGCCGCACCGCCGGACTGCGCCGAGAAGAGGTGGCGATGCTCGCGGGCATGTCGGTGGATTACGTCGTACGCCTTGAGCAGGGCCGCAGCAGCCAGCCCTCGACCCAGCTGCTCGGCGCGCTGGCGCGGGCGCTGCGCCTTTCCGACGACGAGCGCGCCCACCTGTTCCACCTGGCCGGTCACCAGCCGCCGCCCGCAGACGGGACGGCGCGCCTGGCCCGCGCGGGTCTGGTGCGCATGCTCGATCTGCTCGGTGACACCCCGGCGCTGGTCCTGTCCGACCTGGGCGAGATCCTCGCCCAGAACCGGACGTCGGTGCTGCTGACGGGCGACAGCGACGGGTTCTCCGGCGACCGGCGCTATGCCGTGTACCGCTGGTTCACCGACCCCGCCACCCGCGCCGCCAGCGTGCCCGAGGAGCGGGAGCACCAGTCCCGCCAGCTCGTGGCCGACCTGCGCGCGACCGCCGGCCGCCGCTCCGGCGACCCGACCGTCGCGAGGCTCGTCGACCGGCTGCGGGCCGAGAGCGCCGACTTCCGGCGGCTCTGGTCCGAGCACGAGGTGGCGGTCCGGCGCGCCGACCGGAAGACCATCGCGCACCCACGGGTGGGGCGGCTGCTGATGGACTGCGAGACGCTGATGACGCCCGACTACGGGCAGCTGCTGCTGGTGCTCACTCCGGCGAACGCCGAGGCCCGCGAACGGCTGGAGCTGCTGCGGGTACTCGGCGTCGAGGAGTTCCCCACGGGGGCGGCGGACAAGCCCGTACGGTGAGGCGGCCGGTCGGCCGCGTCAGCTCTGTCACTCTGGATCCGCATGAGGCCCACCTCGTCGTGATCACGGCGACGTGACGTGATCACGACGACTCTACGGGGGGCCGGGAGTGCCCGGCGCGCACGGTTCCCCCCGGTGCCGGGGTCCGGTCAGACGCTCTTCTGGCAGGTGTAGTTCGACACCGTCCGCCCTGTCTTCCCGCCGTGCACTACGAACAGCTCCAATCGGAGGCACTCAGCGCCGATGTCTCCCTTCAGCTTCCCGTCAGTCGACGACTTCGACACTGTGGCCTCGCTGATCGACCAGTTCTGCGGTACCCACCCCGCCGGTTTGCCTCCTTTGCCGCGGTCCGAGATCGAGTAGCGCCAGTGCACGGTCAGATTCCGCTCCCCGTCCCGGCTCTTCGCGATCCTGACGGAGACAGTGCCCTTGCCGAGGGACTTCGTCACGCACGCGGTGACGGAGATCGGGCCGACGCTGGATGCCCCGCCCCCGCACGACGTGGCGTGGGCCGGTGCGGCCAGTGCCAGACTCGGCGCGACCACCGCGCACGTCACCAAGAACGCCTTGAAGCGATTCCGCATAGATTCTCCTGTGCTAGGGCGATTTGATCCTGCACAGAAGAGGTACCCGCACTTCGGGGGCGGTCGGCCGGGACGAAGGTGATTAGCCTCCATGGTGCGAAAAGCTTGAGGGAGAAAAGATTCTTCAAGTGCCCTGTCGTGTACGATCCCCGGCCCCGCCGGCCCGCCGGGCGGAGGCGTCCCCGGGGCTCAAGCCCCGAGCCCCGGGCTCTGGGCTTCGAGCCCTCTCCAGAGGAGTGGGTGGTTGAGGTAAACCCTCCCTCCCTTCCCTCTCTCCGTCGTCCGCTCGGTCCCCTCGGGCTCTCTCGAAACCCGCTCTGAGCAGACAGTATGACAATCCGTGATCGGCTTGCCACATAACGCAGTGAACCTTTAGCGTTCGCATCACTTGCCGCATAAAGCGGCCCCGGCAGTGCTACCCACACCAACCGGGACCTGACCAGCGAATCGAAAGCAGTCGATCGTGGCTTCCACGGATTTTAGTCCTGCCCTTGCAGTCTCCGCCCACCCCCACGCCAAACCGGGGTACGGAAAACGCTCCGCCCCCGACCAAGCCCCGCGCGGCAGCGCGGACTTCGTACATCTGCGCCCCCGCGAAGCGGCGATCGCCGCGTACATCGACCGGCTGCCCGAGGGCGCGGCGATCGGGTACAAGCCGCTCGCCGCGAACCTCGCCGACTACGGGCAGCAGGCGTGCGGCAAGGCGTTGAGATTCCTCTCGGACGCCGGTCATCTGCGCCGGGTGAAGGAGCACTTGGTGCTGGAGGACAACAGCTACCGCTGGGTCACGCGCACCTACTTCTCGCGTACGGCGCGGGACGACGCCTGGTGGAAGGCGTACGTGGGCGGCCTGCGCGGGGTCGATCTGACCGAGCTGGAGCGGCGGTTGAGGGCGGAACCACGACCGGGCGCAGACGCGGATGCCGACACGCGTGCAGACGCGGATGCCGACATGGACGGCGGACCGGAGTCGATGCCCCGGCCCGCAGAAGCCCAAGAGCCTCAGCACGAAGAGCCTCAGCACGAAGAGCCTCAGCGCGAAGAGCCTCAGCGCGAAGAGCCTCAGCGCGAAGAGCCTCAGCACGAACCCGAGCAGCCCCCCACTGCCGCCCCCACTGCCGCCCCCGCCGCCGCCCCCACCGACACCCGTACCGCACCCGCGTACCGCGTCCTCGCCCGGCTCGGGCGTACCGAGCCCCGTATGACCCTGTCCGCCGCCGAATGCTCCGCCCTCGAAGTGCTCGCCGCCGAGTGGCTGGCGCGTGGCGCGACGCCGGACCACATCACCCGATCCCTGACCGCCGGGCTGCCCCAGCCCCTGCACAGCCCCGGCGCGATCGCCCGGGTCCGACTGGAGAACCACATGCCGCCCTTGCCGAGCAGCGCGAGCGAGCCCGCCTACATCAGCCGCGCCGTCATGACCTGCATCTCCTGCGACAGCGACGAGACGACGACGCTGCTGCTGCGGGGTGTGTGCGTCGACTGCCGGGAGGAGATGGAGGCGTACGACGCGGCGGAGGAGACCGGGGAGATCATCGACGCGGTCCCCGACACCTTCCGCGCGGTCCCCGCCAAGGTGGAGGTGGCCCGCCGCGCCGACCAGCTGCGCGCCCTGGCCGGCCTCAAGTCCCGCCCGATCCCCGAACCGGTGCACAGCGAAGCCGTACGCGCACACGCGACCGCGACGACCGCGACGACCGCGACAATCGCGCCCGCCGCGCGCGTGCGGCGGGCGCGAGCGACGGAGGCCGAATGAGCGTGCAGGAGATGCTGGTCAGGGCACCATGGAGGGAAGGAGGCGACACCATGACCCCCAGGACCGCTGACCGGCCCCAGCCCCAGATGTCGATCGAGGAGTTCGAAGAGCTTGAGCGCCGTGCACCCGAGATGGTGCGGCTTGAGTTCCTCAATGGAAAGGTCCAGGTCAAAGCGGTGCCGGATGGCGAGACCTGTTCCGTCACCGTCCATGCCGAGCCCGAGGACGGCGTCTACCGCGCCGTCACCACGCGCCCCTTCGGCGCCGTCGTCGAGCTTCCTGACCCGGTCGGGATCACGCTCGAAACGGAGAAGCTCAAGGACTACGTGGACTGACGTCCGGTGGACCACGTCCGATGTCAGCGCGGTCCCGCGCGCGCTCCCGCCCCGGCCTCCCCGCGAAGCGGCCGCGTTCGTGACGTGGACCACGTTTCCGCGTGCTTGTCCTCATCGGGGGCATGCATCCCCACCGAGCGGCCGTGTTCGGCGGCGGTGGTGATCACGGAGTGAGCGGGACATCTCACGATGTGGTATTACCCGGTCGAACAGCGGCCGCTCGTTAAACTGAGCCGACAGTGACTAGGGACTGAGCGAGGAGCGCACGTGGGCCTTGTCGTGCAGAAGTACGGAGGCTCCTCCGTAGCCGATGCCGAGGGCATCAAGCGGGTCGCCAAGCGAATCGTCGATGCCAAGAAGAACGGCCACCAAGTGGTCGTCGTGGTGTCGGCGATGGGCGACACGACGGACGAGTTGATCGATCTCGCCGGGCAGGTATCCCCGATTCCCGCCGGGCGAGAGTTCGACATGCTGCTGACCGCCGGAGAGCGGATCTCCATGGCCCTGCTGGCCATGGCGATCAAAAACCTGGGGCACAACGCCCAGTCGTTCACCGGCAGCCAGGCGGGCGTCATCACCGACTCGGTCCACAACAAAGCGCGCATCATCGATGTCACGCCGGGCCGGATCCGTACCGCCCTCGACGAGGGCAACATCGCCATCGTCGCCGGGTTCCAGGGGGTGTCCCAGGACAAGAAGGACATCACCACCCTGGGCCGCGGCGGGTCGGACACCACCGCGGTCGCGCTCGCGGCCGCGCTGAACGCCGAGGTCTGTGAGATCTACACCGATGTGGACGGTGTCTTCACCGCCGACCCCCGGGTCGTGACGAAGGCCCGGAAGATTGACTGGATCTCCTTCGGTGACATGCTGGAGCTGGCGAGTTCCGGCTCCAAGGTGCTGCTGCACCGGTGCGTGGAATACGCCCGCCGATACAACATTCCGATCCATGTACGGTCCTCCTTCTCGGGGCTTCCCGGCACATGGGTCAGCAACGAACCGCAAGGGGACCGCAAGGTGGAGCAGGCCATCATCTCCGGTGTCGCCCATGACACCTCCGAGGCGAAGATCACGGTCGTCGGGGTCCCCGACAAGCCCGGCGAGGCCGCGACGATCTTCCGTTCCATCGCGGACAACGAGATCAACATCGACATGATCGTGCAGAACGTCTCCGCCGCTTCGACCGGTCTCACCGACATTTCCTTCACGCTTCCGAAGACCGAGGGCCGCAAGGCGATCGACGCGCTGGAGAAGCTGAAGCCGAAGATCGGCTTCCACTCGCTCAGGTACGACGACCAGATCGCCAAGATCTCGCTGGTCGGCGCGGGTATGAAGACCAACCCGGGCGTGACCGCCGGCTTCTTCGAGGCGCTGTCGGACGCGGGCGTGAACATCGAGTTGATCTCGACATCCGAGATCCGTATCTCGGTCGTCACGCGCGCGGACGAGGTCACCGAGGCGGTACGTGCCGTGCACACCGCGTTCGGTCTGGACAGCGACTCGGACGAGGCCGTGGTGTACGGCGGCACCGGGCGATAGCGGCCCGTAGGCGGGAGTACGCGATGGACGGCATGCCGACGCTCGCGGTCGTGGGTGCGACCGGGGACGTCGGCTCTGCCGTTTCCGTCGCCTCCGTCAGCTCCGTCAGCTCCGTCAGCTCCGTCATGCTTCAGATCCTGTCGCAGCACGCGGATGTCTGGGGCGAGATCCGGCTCATCGCCGAGCCGCGCGCGGACGGCGGGGGTACGGGTCAGGGTCCGGGTGGCGGCACGCTGCTCGTACGGGGCGAGCCGACCGAGATCGTCGCGCTCTCCGAGGCCGCTTTCGACGGTGTCGACGTCGCGCTGTTCCTCGTACCGGACAAGGTGTCCGCCCAGTGGGCACCCGTCGCCGCCGCCAAGGGCGTGGTCGTCATCGACCGGTCGGCCGCCTTCCGGCTGGACCCGGACGTGCCGCTGGTCGTGCCCGAGGTGAACCCCCACGCCGTACGCGCCCGGCCGCGCGGCATCGTCGCGAGTCCGGGGTGCGCCACGCTGTCGATGATCGTGGCGGTCGGCGCGCTGCACGCGGAGTTCGGGGTGTCCGAGCTGGTCGTCTCGTCGTACCAGGCGGTCAGCGCGGCGGGCCGGGACGGTGTCGGCGCGCTGCGCGAGCAGCTCTCCCTGGTCGCGGGTACGGAGCTGGGCACGCGCCCGGGCGATGTGCGCCGGGCCGTGGGCGACACCACCGGGCCCTTCGCCGCACCGCTGGCGCTCAACGTGGTGCCGTGGGCGGGCGACCTGGAGGCGGACGGCTGGTCCTCGGAGGAGCTGGCGATCCGCGAGGAGACGCGCAAGGTCCTCGGCCTGCCGCGCCTGCCGGTGGTGGCGACTTGCGTGCGGGTGCCGGTGATCACCGCGCACTCCATGTCCGTACACGCGCGCTTCGAGCGGGAGGTCACCGTCGAGCGGGCGCACGAGATCCTGGCGACATCGCCGGGTGTCGTGCTGTTCGACAACCCGGGGGCCGCCGACTTCCCCACGCCGGCCGATGTGGTGGGCACCGATCCGACCTGGGTGGGGCGGGTGCGGCGGTCGCCGGACGACCCCAGGGCGCTGGAGCTGTTCGTGTGCGGCGACAACCTGCGCAAGGGCGCGGCCCTGAACGCCGCCCAGATCGCCGAGGCCGTCGCCGTCGA
It encodes the following:
- a CDS encoding DUF397 domain-containing protein; amino-acid sequence: MSDQLMWFKSSYSGGEGGACVEVATRPTTIHVRDSKLRHVPAPGAPQLAVPAAAWVAFLTYACAENAENGES
- a CDS encoding aldo/keto reductase, whose product is MRTRTLGNTGPAVSALGLGAMGMSDAYGETDRAESIATVHAALEAGVTLIDTGDFYAMGHNELLLAEALRGRDRDSYQLSVKFGALRGPDQSFGGTDGRPEAVKNFLAYSLTRLGTDHIDIYRPARLDPAVPIEETVGAVKEMIDAGYVRHLGLSEVDAATIRRAHAVHPVADLQIEYSLISRAVEAEVLPTLRELGIGMTAYGVLSRGLISGHWSADRAGAPGDFRAFSPRFSEGNVAHNLTLVEALRRVAEAKGCTVAQLAIAWVAAQGEDIVPLVGARTRDRLAEALPALELELGADELAEIEKAVPPGAARGDRYPTAFMSSLGVGN
- a CDS encoding helix-turn-helix transcriptional regulator; this encodes MEREQLADFLRHRREAIRPAEVGIADGPRRRTAGLRREEVAMLAGMSVDYVVRLEQGRSSQPSTQLLGALARALRLSDDERAHLFHLAGHQPPPADGTARLARAGLVRMLDLLGDTPALVLSDLGEILAQNRTSVLLTGDSDGFSGDRRYAVYRWFTDPATRAASVPEEREHQSRQLVADLRATAGRRSGDPTVARLVDRLRAESADFRRLWSEHEVAVRRADRKTIAHPRVGRLLMDCETLMTPDYGQLLLVLTPANAEARERLELLRVLGVEEFPTGAADKPVR
- a CDS encoding aspartate kinase; translation: MGLVVQKYGGSSVADAEGIKRVAKRIVDAKKNGHQVVVVVSAMGDTTDELIDLAGQVSPIPAGREFDMLLTAGERISMALLAMAIKNLGHNAQSFTGSQAGVITDSVHNKARIIDVTPGRIRTALDEGNIAIVAGFQGVSQDKKDITTLGRGGSDTTAVALAAALNAEVCEIYTDVDGVFTADPRVVTKARKIDWISFGDMLELASSGSKVLLHRCVEYARRYNIPIHVRSSFSGLPGTWVSNEPQGDRKVEQAIISGVAHDTSEAKITVVGVPDKPGEAATIFRSIADNEINIDMIVQNVSAASTGLTDISFTLPKTEGRKAIDALEKLKPKIGFHSLRYDDQIAKISLVGAGMKTNPGVTAGFFEALSDAGVNIELISTSEIRISVVTRADEVTEAVRAVHTAFGLDSDSDEAVVYGGTGR
- a CDS encoding aspartate-semialdehyde dehydrogenase is translated as MDGMPTLAVVGATGDVGSAVSVASVSSVSSVSSVMLQILSQHADVWGEIRLIAEPRADGGGTGQGPGGGTLLVRGEPTEIVALSEAAFDGVDVALFLVPDKVSAQWAPVAAAKGVVVIDRSAAFRLDPDVPLVVPEVNPHAVRARPRGIVASPGCATLSMIVAVGALHAEFGVSELVVSSYQAVSAAGRDGVGALREQLSLVAGTELGTRPGDVRRAVGDTTGPFAAPLALNVVPWAGDLEADGWSSEELAIREETRKVLGLPRLPVVATCVRVPVITAHSMSVHARFEREVTVERAHEILATSPGVVLFDNPGAADFPTPADVVGTDPTWVGRVRRSPDDPRALELFVCGDNLRKGAALNAAQIAEAVAVELTAEP